One genomic window of Meles meles chromosome 3, mMelMel3.1 paternal haplotype, whole genome shotgun sequence includes the following:
- the SREK1 gene encoding splicing regulatory glutamine/lysine-rich protein 1 isoform X4, with amino-acid sequence MTPQAAAKELEEVMKRVREAQSFISAAIEPESGKSNERKGGRSRSHTRSKSRSSSKSHSRRKRSQSKHRSRSHNRSRSRQKDRRRSKSPHKKRSKSRERRKSRSRSHSRDKRKDTREKIKEKERVKEKDREKEREKERDREKEREKEKERGKNKDRDKEREKDRDKDKEKDREREREKEHDKERDKDKEQDKEKERDKDRSKEIDDKRKKDKKSRTPPRSYNASRRSRSSSRERRRRRSRSSSRSPRTSKTIKRKSSRSPSPRSRNKKDKKREKERDHISERRERERSSSARKSSNDRDGKEKLEKNNTSLKEKEHNKEPESSVGKEVDDKDAPRTEENKVQQNGNCQPNEENLSTKTEAV; translated from the exons ATGACACCTCAGGCTGCAGCTAAGGAGTTAGAAGAAGTAATGAAGCGAGTACGAGAGGCTCAGTCCTTTATCTCAGCAGCCATTGAACCAG AGTCTGGAAAGAGCAATGAAAGAAAAGGCGGTCGATCTCGTTCCCATACTCGTTCAAAATCCAGGTCTAGCTCAAAATCCCATTCTAGACGAAAGAGATCACAGTCAAAACACAG GAGTAGATCCCATAATAGATCACGTTCAAGACAAAAAGATAGACGTAGATCTAAGAGCCCACATAAAAAACGCTCTAAATCAAGGGAGAGACGGAAATCAAGGAGTCGTTCACATTCACG ggacAAGAGAAAAGACACCCGAGAAAAGatcaaggaaaaggaaagagtgaaagaaaaagatagagaaaaggaaagggaaaaagagagagacagggagaaggaacgtgaaaaagaaaaggaacggGGTAAAAACAAAGACCGGGATAAAGAACGGGAGAAGGACCGGGATAAAGACaaggaaaaggacagagagagagagcgggaaaaAGAACATGACAAGGAGCGAGACAAGGACAAGGAACAGGACAAAGAAAAGGAACGAGACAAGGACAGATCCAAAGAGATAGAtgacaaaagaaagaaggataaaAAATCCAGAACACCACCCAGAAGTTACAATGCATCAAGAAGATCTCGTAGTTCCAGCAG GGAAAGGCgtaggaggaggagcaggagttCTTCCAGATCACCAAGAAcatcaaaaactataaaaaggaaATCTTCTAGGTCTCCATCTCCTAGGAG CAGAAATAAGaaggataaaaagagagaaaaagaaagggaccATATtagtgaaagaagagagagagaacgatcAAGCTCTGCAAGAAAGAGTTCTAATGAccgagatggaaaggaaaagttgGAGAAGAACAATACTTCACTTAAA GAGAAGGAACACAATAAAGAACCAGAGTCGAGCGTGGGCAAAGAAGTAGATGACAAGGATGCACCAAGGACTGAGGAAAACAAAGTACAGCAAAATGGAAATTGTCAGCCAAATGAAGAAAACCTCTCTACCAAAACGGAAGCAGTATAG
- the SREK1 gene encoding splicing regulatory glutamine/lysine-rich protein 1 isoform X2, protein MNSGGGFGLALGFGLTPTAVIQVTNLSSAVTSEQMRTLFSFLGEIEELRLYPPDNAPLAFSSKVCYVKFRDPSSVGVAQHLTNTVFIDRALIVVPCAEGKIPEESKALSLLAPAPTMTSLMPGAGLLPIPTPNPLTTLGVSLSSLGAIPAAALDPNIATLGEIPQPPLMGNVDPSKIDEIRRTVYVGNLNSQTTTADQLLEFFKQVGEVKFVRMAGDETQPTRFAFVEFADQNSVPRALAFNGVMFGDRPLKINHSNNAIVKPPEMTPQAAAKELEEVMKRVREAQSFISAAIEPESGKSNERKGGRSRSHTRSKSRSSSKSHSRRKRSQSKHRSRSHNRSRSRQKDRRRSKSPHKKRSKSRERRKSRSRSHSRDKRKDTREKIKEKERVKEKDREKEREKERDREKEREKEKERGKNKDRDKEREKDRDKDKEKDREREREKEHDKERDKDKEQDKEKERDKDRSKEIDDKRKKDKKSRTPPRSYNASRRSRSSSRERRRRRSRSSSRSPRTSKTIKRKSSRSPSPRRNKKDKKREKERDHISERRERERSSSARKSSNDRDGKEKLEKNNTSLKEKEHNKEPESSVGKEVDDKDAPRTEENKVQQNGNCQPNEENLSTKTEAV, encoded by the exons CAACGCTCCTCTTGCTTTTTCTTCCAAAGTATGTTATGTTAAGTTTCGTGATCCATCAAGTGTTGGCGTGGCCCAGCATCTAACTAACACGGTTTTTATTGACAGAGCTCTGATAGTTGTACCCTGTGCAGAAG GTAAAATTCCAGAGGAATCCAAAGCCCTCTCTTTATTGGCTCCTGCTCCAACCATGACAAGTTTAATGCCTGGTGCAGGCTTGCTTCCCATACCGACCCCAAATCCCTTGACTACA ttgGGTGTTTCCCTTAGCAGTTTGGGAGCTATACCAGCAGCAGCACTAGACCCCAACATTGCAACGCTTGGAGAGATACCACAGCCACCACTTATGGGAAATGTGGATCCTTCCAAAATTGATGAAATTAGGAGAACAGTCTATGTTGGCAATTTGAATTCCCAG ACAACAACAGCTGATCAActacttgaattttttaaacaagttgGAGAAGTGAAGTTTGTGCGGATGGCAGGTGATGAGACTCAGCCAACTCGGTTTGCTTTTGTGGAATTTGCAGACCAAAATTCTGTACCAAGGGCCCTTGCTTTTAATGGAGTTATGTTTGGAGACAGGCCACTGAA aattaaTCACTCCAACAATGCAATAGTAAAACCCCCTGAGATGACACCTCAGGCTGCAGCTAAGGAGTTAGAAGAAGTAATGAAGCGAGTACGAGAGGCTCAGTCCTTTATCTCAGCAGCCATTGAACCAG AGTCTGGAAAGAGCAATGAAAGAAAAGGCGGTCGATCTCGTTCCCATACTCGTTCAAAATCCAGGTCTAGCTCAAAATCCCATTCTAGACGAAAGAGATCACAGTCAAAACACAG GAGTAGATCCCATAATAGATCACGTTCAAGACAAAAAGATAGACGTAGATCTAAGAGCCCACATAAAAAACGCTCTAAATCAAGGGAGAGACGGAAATCAAGGAGTCGTTCACATTCACG ggacAAGAGAAAAGACACCCGAGAAAAGatcaaggaaaaggaaagagtgaaagaaaaagatagagaaaaggaaagggaaaaagagagagacagggagaaggaacgtgaaaaagaaaaggaacggGGTAAAAACAAAGACCGGGATAAAGAACGGGAGAAGGACCGGGATAAAGACaaggaaaaggacagagagagagagcgggaaaaAGAACATGACAAGGAGCGAGACAAGGACAAGGAACAGGACAAAGAAAAGGAACGAGACAAGGACAGATCCAAAGAGATAGAtgacaaaagaaagaaggataaaAAATCCAGAACACCACCCAGAAGTTACAATGCATCAAGAAGATCTCGTAGTTCCAGCAG GGAAAGGCgtaggaggaggagcaggagttCTTCCAGATCACCAAGAAcatcaaaaactataaaaaggaaATCTTCTAGGTCTCCATCTCCTAGGAG AAATAAGaaggataaaaagagagaaaaagaaagggaccATATtagtgaaagaagagagagagaacgatcAAGCTCTGCAAGAAAGAGTTCTAATGAccgagatggaaaggaaaagttgGAGAAGAACAATACTTCACTTAAA GAGAAGGAACACAATAAAGAACCAGAGTCGAGCGTGGGCAAAGAAGTAGATGACAAGGATGCACCAAGGACTGAGGAAAACAAAGTACAGCAAAATGGAAATTGTCAGCCAAATGAAGAAAACCTCTCTACCAAAACGGAAGCAGTATAG
- the SREK1 gene encoding splicing regulatory glutamine/lysine-rich protein 1 isoform X1, which yields MNSGGGFGLALGFGLTPTAVIQVTNLSSAVTSEQMRTLFSFLGEIEELRLYPPDNAPLAFSSKVCYVKFRDPSSVGVAQHLTNTVFIDRALIVVPCAEGKIPEESKALSLLAPAPTMTSLMPGAGLLPIPTPNPLTTLGVSLSSLGAIPAAALDPNIATLGEIPQPPLMGNVDPSKIDEIRRTVYVGNLNSQTTTADQLLEFFKQVGEVKFVRMAGDETQPTRFAFVEFADQNSVPRALAFNGVMFGDRPLKINHSNNAIVKPPEMTPQAAAKELEEVMKRVREAQSFISAAIEPESGKSNERKGGRSRSHTRSKSRSSSKSHSRRKRSQSKHRSRSHNRSRSRQKDRRRSKSPHKKRSKSRERRKSRSRSHSRDKRKDTREKIKEKERVKEKDREKEREKERDREKEREKEKERGKNKDRDKEREKDRDKDKEKDREREREKEHDKERDKDKEQDKEKERDKDRSKEIDDKRKKDKKSRTPPRSYNASRRSRSSSRERRRRRSRSSSRSPRTSKTIKRKSSRSPSPRSRNKKDKKREKERDHISERRERERSSSARKSSNDRDGKEKLEKNNTSLKEKEHNKEPESSVGKEVDDKDAPRTEENKVQQNGNCQPNEENLSTKTEAV from the exons CAACGCTCCTCTTGCTTTTTCTTCCAAAGTATGTTATGTTAAGTTTCGTGATCCATCAAGTGTTGGCGTGGCCCAGCATCTAACTAACACGGTTTTTATTGACAGAGCTCTGATAGTTGTACCCTGTGCAGAAG GTAAAATTCCAGAGGAATCCAAAGCCCTCTCTTTATTGGCTCCTGCTCCAACCATGACAAGTTTAATGCCTGGTGCAGGCTTGCTTCCCATACCGACCCCAAATCCCTTGACTACA ttgGGTGTTTCCCTTAGCAGTTTGGGAGCTATACCAGCAGCAGCACTAGACCCCAACATTGCAACGCTTGGAGAGATACCACAGCCACCACTTATGGGAAATGTGGATCCTTCCAAAATTGATGAAATTAGGAGAACAGTCTATGTTGGCAATTTGAATTCCCAG ACAACAACAGCTGATCAActacttgaattttttaaacaagttgGAGAAGTGAAGTTTGTGCGGATGGCAGGTGATGAGACTCAGCCAACTCGGTTTGCTTTTGTGGAATTTGCAGACCAAAATTCTGTACCAAGGGCCCTTGCTTTTAATGGAGTTATGTTTGGAGACAGGCCACTGAA aattaaTCACTCCAACAATGCAATAGTAAAACCCCCTGAGATGACACCTCAGGCTGCAGCTAAGGAGTTAGAAGAAGTAATGAAGCGAGTACGAGAGGCTCAGTCCTTTATCTCAGCAGCCATTGAACCAG AGTCTGGAAAGAGCAATGAAAGAAAAGGCGGTCGATCTCGTTCCCATACTCGTTCAAAATCCAGGTCTAGCTCAAAATCCCATTCTAGACGAAAGAGATCACAGTCAAAACACAG GAGTAGATCCCATAATAGATCACGTTCAAGACAAAAAGATAGACGTAGATCTAAGAGCCCACATAAAAAACGCTCTAAATCAAGGGAGAGACGGAAATCAAGGAGTCGTTCACATTCACG ggacAAGAGAAAAGACACCCGAGAAAAGatcaaggaaaaggaaagagtgaaagaaaaagatagagaaaaggaaagggaaaaagagagagacagggagaaggaacgtgaaaaagaaaaggaacggGGTAAAAACAAAGACCGGGATAAAGAACGGGAGAAGGACCGGGATAAAGACaaggaaaaggacagagagagagagcgggaaaaAGAACATGACAAGGAGCGAGACAAGGACAAGGAACAGGACAAAGAAAAGGAACGAGACAAGGACAGATCCAAAGAGATAGAtgacaaaagaaagaaggataaaAAATCCAGAACACCACCCAGAAGTTACAATGCATCAAGAAGATCTCGTAGTTCCAGCAG GGAAAGGCgtaggaggaggagcaggagttCTTCCAGATCACCAAGAAcatcaaaaactataaaaaggaaATCTTCTAGGTCTCCATCTCCTAGGAG CAGAAATAAGaaggataaaaagagagaaaaagaaagggaccATATtagtgaaagaagagagagagaacgatcAAGCTCTGCAAGAAAGAGTTCTAATGAccgagatggaaaggaaaagttgGAGAAGAACAATACTTCACTTAAA GAGAAGGAACACAATAAAGAACCAGAGTCGAGCGTGGGCAAAGAAGTAGATGACAAGGATGCACCAAGGACTGAGGAAAACAAAGTACAGCAAAATGGAAATTGTCAGCCAAATGAAGAAAACCTCTCTACCAAAACGGAAGCAGTATAG
- the SREK1 gene encoding splicing regulatory glutamine/lysine-rich protein 1 isoform X3, whose product MTSLMPGAGLLPIPTPNPLTTLGVSLSSLGAIPAAALDPNIATLGEIPQPPLMGNVDPSKIDEIRRTVYVGNLNSQTTTADQLLEFFKQVGEVKFVRMAGDETQPTRFAFVEFADQNSVPRALAFNGVMFGDRPLKINHSNNAIVKPPEMTPQAAAKELEEVMKRVREAQSFISAAIEPESGKSNERKGGRSRSHTRSKSRSSSKSHSRRKRSQSKHRSRSHNRSRSRQKDRRRSKSPHKKRSKSRERRKSRSRSHSRDKRKDTREKIKEKERVKEKDREKEREKERDREKEREKEKERGKNKDRDKEREKDRDKDKEKDREREREKEHDKERDKDKEQDKEKERDKDRSKEIDDKRKKDKKSRTPPRSYNASRRSRSSSRERRRRRSRSSSRSPRTSKTIKRKSSRSPSPRSRNKKDKKREKERDHISERRERERSSSARKSSNDRDGKEKLEKNNTSLKEKEHNKEPESSVGKEVDDKDAPRTEENKVQQNGNCQPNEENLSTKTEAV is encoded by the exons ATGACAAGTTTAATGCCTGGTGCAGGCTTGCTTCCCATACCGACCCCAAATCCCTTGACTACA ttgGGTGTTTCCCTTAGCAGTTTGGGAGCTATACCAGCAGCAGCACTAGACCCCAACATTGCAACGCTTGGAGAGATACCACAGCCACCACTTATGGGAAATGTGGATCCTTCCAAAATTGATGAAATTAGGAGAACAGTCTATGTTGGCAATTTGAATTCCCAG ACAACAACAGCTGATCAActacttgaattttttaaacaagttgGAGAAGTGAAGTTTGTGCGGATGGCAGGTGATGAGACTCAGCCAACTCGGTTTGCTTTTGTGGAATTTGCAGACCAAAATTCTGTACCAAGGGCCCTTGCTTTTAATGGAGTTATGTTTGGAGACAGGCCACTGAA aattaaTCACTCCAACAATGCAATAGTAAAACCCCCTGAGATGACACCTCAGGCTGCAGCTAAGGAGTTAGAAGAAGTAATGAAGCGAGTACGAGAGGCTCAGTCCTTTATCTCAGCAGCCATTGAACCAG AGTCTGGAAAGAGCAATGAAAGAAAAGGCGGTCGATCTCGTTCCCATACTCGTTCAAAATCCAGGTCTAGCTCAAAATCCCATTCTAGACGAAAGAGATCACAGTCAAAACACAG GAGTAGATCCCATAATAGATCACGTTCAAGACAAAAAGATAGACGTAGATCTAAGAGCCCACATAAAAAACGCTCTAAATCAAGGGAGAGACGGAAATCAAGGAGTCGTTCACATTCACG ggacAAGAGAAAAGACACCCGAGAAAAGatcaaggaaaaggaaagagtgaaagaaaaagatagagaaaaggaaagggaaaaagagagagacagggagaaggaacgtgaaaaagaaaaggaacggGGTAAAAACAAAGACCGGGATAAAGAACGGGAGAAGGACCGGGATAAAGACaaggaaaaggacagagagagagagcgggaaaaAGAACATGACAAGGAGCGAGACAAGGACAAGGAACAGGACAAAGAAAAGGAACGAGACAAGGACAGATCCAAAGAGATAGAtgacaaaagaaagaaggataaaAAATCCAGAACACCACCCAGAAGTTACAATGCATCAAGAAGATCTCGTAGTTCCAGCAG GGAAAGGCgtaggaggaggagcaggagttCTTCCAGATCACCAAGAAcatcaaaaactataaaaaggaaATCTTCTAGGTCTCCATCTCCTAGGAG CAGAAATAAGaaggataaaaagagagaaaaagaaagggaccATATtagtgaaagaagagagagagaacgatcAAGCTCTGCAAGAAAGAGTTCTAATGAccgagatggaaaggaaaagttgGAGAAGAACAATACTTCACTTAAA GAGAAGGAACACAATAAAGAACCAGAGTCGAGCGTGGGCAAAGAAGTAGATGACAAGGATGCACCAAGGACTGAGGAAAACAAAGTACAGCAAAATGGAAATTGTCAGCCAAATGAAGAAAACCTCTCTACCAAAACGGAAGCAGTATAG